One Amaranthus tricolor cultivar Red isolate AtriRed21 chromosome 10, ASM2621246v1, whole genome shotgun sequence genomic window carries:
- the LOC130824806 gene encoding uncharacterized protein LOC130824806, with amino-acid sequence MSSSSGSSRAIENSQPTRCYCGMKIAMMRSWTPKNLGRRFMACKLYDIESGRRGCSFFRWIDADQVEWQRVTIIVLVEANKELRNEVNVLRSRLSRSEYEKSCLVAEFELEEAKAAAKVTGDGFDGWHVGRLKLAKNFSKSQYLALLVVLFLGTLFKIME; translated from the coding sequence ATGTCTTCTTCTAGTGGTTCTTCTCGTGCCATTGAAAACTCACAACCTACTAGATGCTACTGTGGGATGAAAATTGCGATGATGAGGTCTTGGACCCCCAAAAATCTTGGGCGTAGGTTCATGGCTTGTAAATTATATGACATTGAAAGTGGAAGAAGGGGTTGCTCGTTCTTCAGGTGGATTGATGCCGATCAAGTGGAGTGGCAAAGGGtaactattattgtgttggtgGAGGCCAATAAGGAACTGAGGAATGAAGTGAATGTGCTGAGGAGTCGGTTGAGTAGGTCGGAGTATGAGAAATCATGTCTTGTTGCTGAGTTCGAATTAGAGGAGGCGAAGGCTGCTGCAAAGGTTACTGGTGACGGATTTGACGGTTGGCATGTTGGGAGGTTGAAGCTGGCCAAAAACTTCAGCAAATCTCAATATTTGGCTCTtttggttgttttatttttaggaaCTCTATTTAAGATTATGGAGTAG
- the LOC130826190 gene encoding uncharacterized protein LOC130826190 produces MNLCDADALRMPCLSSRDVSCLLKPNMRFVCAAPHIESTSGMENELDSLQGGSRGDILPSSAAYSNTSSFLDEHLVGSQERFAGSLGWSAGFSIENTDEQNSQQAQVLKYSNDESYKQMSGKKIGVVGEQNILSPLETSTGRAKKRRKISDDFESIKYLHLEGRRIYQEAEKKLFSLHDSLIRPIMNEQIEKERFSQPVSKSNTGANPRMPYIQNKQLLEPEVVLQQAGESKVQMQVAPGLSDKRGSSQQLHVGRGQSTHNQDAVSSVLEVMNGDYMKLLDLDDEVAEEQFRMVMERPLSPILPEFGILEFSQKVQAQTVSENIEAVYQRGFSVQNKNQLYFVLFSDMEDIGSVTRIFCATRTCVDQCCLFFQTNWAVQDILGVLLLENELTPREKACVLFSLLLLNFSAISSNKSVTFQVQEQMVTLSAQMHAVLNSDTREMLRKICNLHDVLALGEEFVLNRKVLSDVDVSGELLVDCGSSIGIVHQGENTVLWPKIAPTDLVVTGSSILASIYKAVGHLGSLCEFSLKLLHMGRADYSLALSILHNFACLCGEDYFTNSNYSSVMKVVKSVVAFMEASLSKGPIKDLQAGDITWHHFTTCVRCPFKEGSVTLDAVSSELLDELRRHLVPQIPGATAHSLNSKAVSCLLSDVLSSLELIASIMCWDWVCENIVQKLFHMLELSCQNEVFSTALVVLLGYIGRLGVEARGYNDAGVEGIRHHLLGLLCQATTSKCDSAVPMAILYGVTGLCPKGHEIFQKVYDVIHSSKDWHSASSPSDDIVSKFLSSLSSKQATSLASLLSFDSGLAA; encoded by the exons ATGAATTTATGTGATGCCGATGCGCTCAGAATGCCTTGCTTGTCATCCAGGGATGTTTCATGTCTTCTTAAACCAAACATGCGATTTGTGTGCGCAGCGCCTCATATAGAATCGACTTCTGGTATGGAGAATGAATTGGATTCTCTGCAAGGGGGTTCTCGTGGAGATATCTTACCAAGCTCTGCCGCTTACTCCAATACGTCATCTTTTTTAGATGAACATTTGGTAGGATCGCAGGAAAGATTTGCTGGCTCTCTTGGTTGGTCAGCAGGGTTCTCCATTGAGAACACAGACGAACAAAACAGCCAACAAGCACAAGTGCTCAAATACTCTAATGACGAGTCCTACAAACAAATGAGTGGCAAGAAAATAGGCGTTGTTGGTGAACAGAATATACTAAGCCCTCTGGAAACTTCTACTGGCCGTGCTAAAAAGAGAAGGAAGATTTCTGATGATTTTGAGTCTATCAAATATCTGCATTTGGAAGGTAGAAGAATCTATCAGGAAGCAGAAAAAAAGCTTTTTTCTTTACACGATAGTTTAATCAGACCTATTATGAATGAGCAGATAGAGAAGGAACGTTTTTCACAGCCTGTCAGTAAATCTAATACCGGTGCCAATCCTAGAATGCCTTACATTCAAAATAAGCAATTACTTGAACCAGAGGTAGTCCTTCAGCAAGCTGGTGAATCTAAGGTGCAGATGCAAGTGGCACCTGGTCTAAGTGACAAAAGGGGAAGCTCCCAGCAATTACATGTTGGAAGAGGCCAAAGCACACACAATCAAGATGCTGTGAGTAGCGTTCTGGAAGTGATGAATGGGGATTACATGAAACTACTTGATTTGGATGATGAAGTTGCTGAAGAACAATTCCGAATGGTGATGGAAAGGCCTCTGTCTCCAATCCTTCCCGAGTTTGGTATTCTGGAGTTTAGTCAAAAGGTTCAAGCGCAGACTGTATCTGAAAATATTGAAGCTGTGTATCAACGTGGTTTTTCAGtacaaaataaaaaccaactgtactttgttttgttttctgatATGGAGGATATTGGCAGTGTAACAAGGATATTTTGTGCTACTAGAACCTGCGTAGATCAATGCTGCCTGTTTTTTCAAACAAATTGGGCAGTTCAAGATATACTAGGGGTCTTACTATTGGAGAACGAACTGACTCccag GGAAAAAGCCTGTGTTTTATTTTCTCTTCTGCTACTTAATTTTTCCGCTATATCATCGAACAAGTCTGTGACCTTCCAAGTCCAAGAGCAAATGGTTACTTTGTCTGCACAGATGCACGCAG TGTTAAACTCTGATACCAGAGAAATGCTTAGAAAAATCTGTAACCTTCATGATGTACTTGCATTGGGTGAAGAATTTGTACTGAACAGAAAAGTTTTATCCGATGTTGACGTGAGCGGCGAACTGCTTGTTGATTGTGGCTCAAGTATTGGGATTGTACATCAAGGGGAGAATACTGTTTTGTGGCCTAAGATAGCTCCAACTGATCTGGTTGTTACTGGGAGCAGCATATTGGCTTCTATCTATAAAGCAGTTGGTCATCTTGGCTCTTTATGTGAATTTTCACTCAAGTTGCTGCACATGGGCAGAGCTGATTATTCTTTGGCGTTGTCAATTCTTCATAATTTTGCTTGCTTATGTGGTGAAGATTATTTTACCAACAGCAATTATTCTTCGGTTATGAAAGTTGTTAAATCTGTGGTGGCGTTCATGGAGGCTTCTTTGTCCAAGGGTCCCATTAAAGATCTCCAAGCAGGGGATATTACTTGGCATCATTTCACAACTTGTGTCAGATGCCCATTCAAAGAAGGCTCTGTTACTCTTGATGCTGTTTCTTCAGAGCTGTTGGACGAGCTACGAAGACATCTTGTCCCTCAAATTCCAGGTGCAACGGCTCATTCATTGAACAGCAAAGCTGTTTCTTGCCTTCTAAGTGATGTCCTGTCTTCTTTGGAACTCATTGCATCAATTATG tGCTGGGACTGGGTATGCGAGAACATTGTACAAAAGCTATTTCACatgttggaattaagttgtcaGAATGAAGTCTTTTCTACTGCCCTTGTGGTGCTTCTCGGTTATATCGGGAG ACTGGGAGTTGAAGCACGTGGCTATAATGACGCTGGAGTTGAGGGTATAAGACACCATTTGTTAGGTCTTTTATGTCAGGCTACCACATCGAAGTGTGATTCAGCTGTACCAATGGCCATCCTTTATGGAGTGACTGGGCTTTGTCCGAAAGGTCATGAGATTTTTCAGAAGGTTTATGATGTAATTCATTCATCCAAAGATTGGCATTCTGCATCATCTCCATCTGATGATATTGTAAGCAAATTTCTTTCATCTCTTAGCAGCAAACAAGCAACCTCCTTGGCTAGTCTATTGAGTTTTGATTCAGGACTAGCTGCATAG
- the LOC130824807 gene encoding uncharacterized protein LOC130824807: protein MKKFSNGKKERLPDILDFVFLWSIKDILNNDLYVDKVKPIPDIFSSTEHFMDSFKLPLIEETRAEFCSGLESVGHAPACEISSISFSKKYKPPKKLYYGISTKIIHDVNNHAAHYEPHTCDIFAITNSRPRSIDDLIKPDKPLHFGYVSKYDEDELKFEILLSQQIDWEILRKKDERLFVTFLMNITTNMRIWRALNPDPHSIRLGPIHKMLQHDSSVDDGYCTLCISEENFNATQTEVFDLISSFGLDKSQTEAVLSSISMTKCTHQQYNSKLIWGPPGTGKTKTLASLLFVLLKLNYCRTLTCAPTNVAVIQVAKRLVTLFLESLAYDTYGLGDIVLVGNEKRMKIDDDFELVDIFLKYRVKLIEECILPLTGWNTSLESMISLLEDPKAKHDTYLVQVEKEDNMNEDSSSSYPVYPTHRNYGQGLGRQEKRQLKPIKKKENKMKGKKKGQASNDKVDIKTDEFLTFDEFLRKSFVSLANRLVFCAENLYTHLPTSSLTLCVAKQMIELVGMLNTLVENALKNSCNFTEQVVMNRERLMGILNLLRKRFPKPKIEGSVKDFCLNNARLIFCTASGAIKIGSNVKLVIIDEAAQLKECESAIPLQIFGLKTVILIGDDRQLPAMVRSKVLGKMNFGRSLFQRLAELGKEKHLLNIQYRMHPSISLFPNKEFYQNKIVNAPNVEGRNYVKNYLKGSMFGSYSFVHVTDGKENFKKGHSPRNFKEAKVIDQIIAKLFKEHYCITKQKVSVGVISPYKGQVGLLQEKLEKKYTKHKEKFCINIRSIDGFQGGEEDIIIISTVRSNGNGSVGFLSDRQRTNVALTRARYCLWIVGSGSTLGNSSSVWKDLIRDAKNRGCFFYANEIVNFNHETPVDKLDFFSHLKLEEARWKVNFSNEFKQSISSIKSVKAQKRVQNLLRKIADGWRLSITDDGATHELLVIYKVDKTLNLAWTVDILEEESSYIQVIKVWDVLPDSKVPDLAKNLSILFEGYSVNFINLCKYKSYEGNLVVPKSWKLHSSCEAPLTTDLVDDCLSYQFAAMNVKDNPGKPSSSVRTYYTLSTPHIVFLLARSVDATHMILDDFKGPENIVLCYEKQYDARMALEALPRSSAGLRQG, encoded by the exons ATGAAGAAGTTTAGCAATGGAAAAAAGGAAAGACTCCCTGACATTTTAGATTTTGTGTTCTTATGGTCAATCAAAGATATTCTTAACAATGATCTCTACGTTGATAAG GTCAAACCCATACCGGACATATTCTCATCAACTGAACATTTCATGGACTCATTCAAATTGCCACTTATAGAGGAGACTCGTGCTGAATTCTGTTCAGGCTTAGAATCAGTTGGCCATGCACCTGCTTGTGAGATATCATCTATTTCGTTTTCTAAGAAATACAAACCtcctaaaaaattatattacgGCATTTCCACAAAAATAATACATGATGTTAATAATCATGCCGCACATTACGAGCCACATACATGTGATATATTTGCTATAACAAATTCAAGGCCAAGAAGTATTGATGATTTGATCAAACCGGATAAACCCCTTCATTTTGGGTATGTGTCAAAGTATGATGAAGATGAACTTAAGTTTGAGATATTACTGTCACAACAAATTGATTGGGAGATAttaagaaagaaagatgagagACTTTTTGTTACATTTTTGATGAATATTACTACCAATATGAGGATTTGGAGGGCTTTGAATCCTGATCCTCATAGTATAAGACTGGGTCCCATTCACAAGATGCTACAACATGACTCTTCT GTGGATGATGGTTATTGTACCCTTTGCATCTCTGAAGAAAACTTCAATGCTACACAAACAGAAGTGTTTGACCTTATTAGTTCATTTGGATTAGACAAATCTCAAACAGAAGCAGTTTTAAGCAGCATTTCCATGACTAAATGCACACACCAGCAATACAATTCAAAGCTAATTTGGGGTCCACCAGGAACTGGGAAGACCAAGACATTAGCTTCATTACTTTTTGTACTACTAAAACTCAACTACTGTAGGACACTAACTTGTGCACCCACCAATGTAGCAGTGATTCAGGTTGCAAAAAGACTAGTAACACTCTTCTTAGAGTCCTTGGCTTATGATACTTATGGGTTAGGAGACATAGTCCTAGTCGGAAATGAAAAAAGAATGAAGATCGATGATGATTTTGAGCTAGTCGACATATTTCTCAAATATCGTGTGAAGCTTATTGAAGAGTGTATCTTACCGTTAACTGGTTGGAATACTAGTTTGGAGTCTATGATTTCATTACTCGAAGACCCTAAGGCGAAGCATGATACTTACTTGGTACAGGTCGAGAAAGAGGATAACATGAATGaagattcatcatcatcataccctgTATATCCTACTCATagaaactatggtcagggtctggggaggcaAGAAAAACGGCAACTCAAACcaataaagaaaaaggaaaataagatGAAGGGAAAAAAAAAGGGCCAAGCAAGTAATGATAAGGTGGATATAAAAACCGATGAATTTTTGACATTTGATGAGTTTCTAAGGAAGAGTTTCGTTTCTTTAGCAAATCGTTTAGTGTTTTGTGCAGAGAATTTGTATACTCACTTACCGACATCAAGTTTAACACTTTGTGTGGCTAAACAGATGATTGAATTAGTTGGTATGCTTAATACCCTGGTAGAAAATGCGctaaaaaatagttgtaatttCACCGAACAGGTTGTGATGAATAGAGAAAGATTGATGGGTATATTGAATTTACTTCGTAAGAGATTTCCTAAGCCCAAGATTGAGGGAAGTGTTAAAGATTTCTGCTTGAATAATGCGCGATTGATATTCTGCACTGCTTCAGGCGCGATTAAAATAGGTTCAAATgttaaattagtaataatagaTGAAGCAGCACAACTCAAAGAATGCGAGTCAGCGATTCCTCTACAGATTTTTGGTCTGAAAACTGTGATTCTCATAGGGGACGATCGGCAACTCCCAGCAATGGTTCGGAGCAAG gttttaGGAAAGATGAACTTCGGAAGGAGTTTATTTCAACGGCTGGCAGAATTAGGGAAAGAAAAGCATCTTTTGAACATTCAGTATCGGATGCACCCTTCTATCAGCTTGTTTCCGAATAAAGAATTTTATCAGAACAAGATTGTAAATGCACCCAATGTCGAAGGAAGAAACTATGTTAAGAATTATCTCAAAGGGAGCATGTTTGGATCTTATTCTTTCGTACATGTGACTGATGGAAAGGAGAATTTCAAGAAAGGGCATAGTCCTAGAAATTTTAAGGAGGCAAAGGTTATTGATCAGATCATTGCAAAGCTTTTCAAAG AACATTATTGCATCACTAAACAGAAGGTGAGTGTGGGAGTAATATCGCCATATAAGGGTCAAGTAGGTTTGCTTCAAGAAAAACTGGAGAAGAAATACACGAAACATAAGGAAAAGTTTTGCATCAACATTCGATCAATTGATGGGTTTCAAGGCGGTGAAGAGGATATCATAATAATCTCAACTGTTCGAAGCAATGGAAATGGATCGGTAGGGTTCCTGTCTGATCGTCAGAGAACTAATGTAGCTCTCACCAGGGCGAG GTACTGTCTTTGGATAGTTGGAAGTGGAAGTACTTTAGGTAACAGCTCTTCAGTGTGGAAAGACCTTATACGCGATGCAAAAAATCGTGGTTGCTTCTTTTATGCTAATGAGATCGTTAATTTTAATCACGAAACACCAGTTGATAAACTCGATTTCTTCAGCCACCTTAAACTCGAGGAAGCAAGATGGAAG GTTAACTTTAGCAATGAGTTTAAACAATCTATATCAAGCATAAAGAGTGTCAAGGCTCAGAAACGCGTACAAAATCTGCTGCGCAAGATTGCTGATGGCTGGCGGCTGTCCATCACTGATGATGGCGCGACCCATGAGTTGTTGGTAATTTACAAGGTTGATAAAACGCTTAATCTCGCTTGGACAGTCGACATTCTTGAGGAAGAATCAAGTTATATACAAGTCATCAAGGTTTGGGATGTTTTACCAGATTCCAAGGTTCCTGATCTTGCAAAGAATCTAAGTATTCTGTTTGAAGGATATAGTGTTAACTTTATTAATCTGTGCAAGTACAAATCTTATGAAGG GAACTTGGTTGTGCCTAAGTCATGGAAGCTTCATTCCTCTTGTGAAGCTCCACTTACAACTGATCTTGTAGATGATTGTTTGTCTTACCAATTTGCTGCCATGAATGTAAAAGACAATCCAGGAAAACCAAGTTCAAGCGTTAG GACATATTATACACTATCAACCCCTCATATAGTATTTCTtttggctagaagtgtggatgcgacaCATATGATACTAGATGATTTTAAAGGCCctg AAAATATTGTGTTGTGCTATGAAAAACAATACGACGCTAGAATGGCATTGGAAGCCCTTCCAAGAAGCAGTGCCGGACTTCGGCAAGGATAA
- the LOC130824808 gene encoding uncharacterized protein LOC130824808, with protein MQELDSRFPETSTELLIRIACLNPANSFFNYNKEKVLKMAKLYPNDFDDLAIDCLSFELDAFVGNFATDERFSNLATLGELFKMLVRTNLYKSCPTFFKLLKLALILPISTATVERVFSAMKFIKTDLRNKMRDEFLSDAIVTYFECDLFHSLSNDDIMRRFQNMKTRRDIWLNLFNGDFFGKHFRFYEVINTSTLLLLRKLRYQKLKRKTSNKEKGKKFNRVDINV; from the exons ATGCAAGAACTTGATAGTCGTTTTCCTGAGACTAGTACAGAGTTACTTATTAGAATTGCTTGTTTGAATCCGGCTaattcatttttcaattataacaaagaGAAGGTACTCAAAATGGCTAAACTTTATCCCAATGATTTTGATGATCTGGCCATTGATTGTCTTAGTTTTGAGTTAGATGCTTTTGTTGGTAATTTTGCAACTGATGAGAGATTTTCAAACTTGGCCACTCTTGGTGAACTCTTTAAAATGTTGGTCCGTACCAATTTGTATAAGTCGTGCCCAACTTTTTTTAAGCTTCTGAAGTTGGCGTTGATTTTGCCGATATCCACTGCGACCGTTGAAAGAGTGTTCTCTGCAATGAAGTTTATCAAGACTGACTTACGCAATAAAATGCGTGATGAGTTTTTGAGTGATGCTATTGTAACTTATTTTGAGTGTGATTTATTTCATAGTTTGTCAAATGATGACATTATGCGTCGCTTCCAAAATATGAAAACGCGACGTGATATTTGGCTTAATTTATTCAATggtgatt TTTTTGGTAAACATTTCCGTTTCTATGAGGTAATAAATACCTCTACTTTGTTACTACTTAGAAAACTGCG GTACCAAAAGCTAAAAAGAAAGACATCGAATAAAGAGAAAGGCAAGAAGTTCAATCGTGTTGATATTAATGTTTGA